Proteins co-encoded in one Nicotiana sylvestris chromosome 7, ASM39365v2, whole genome shotgun sequence genomic window:
- the LOC104211812 gene encoding uncharacterized protein: protein MATPPNFEEGQSTYRPPRFNGQYYGWWKTRMHDFIMAEDSDLWDVICDGPFVTTKNLGDPVVAIPKTRKEFNDTDRKAIEKNFCAKKNLVCGIGPDEYNRISACQSAKKIWKALQSAHEGTT from the coding sequence ATGGCTACTCCTCCAAACTTCGAAGAAGGCCAGTCTACTTACAGACCTCCAAGGTTCAACGGTCAATACTATGGATGGTGGAAAACTAGGATGCACGACTTCATCATGGCGGAAGATTCTGATTTATGGGATGTCATATGTGACGGACCCTTTGTCACTACAAAGAACCTTGGCGACCCAGTTGTAGCCATTCCCAAGACAAGAAAGGAATTCAATGACACTGATAGAAAGGCCATAGAAAAGAATTTTTGTGCAAAAAAAAATCTTGTGTGTGGCATTGGTCCTGATGAATATAACAGGATATCAGCATGTCAATCAGCAAAAAAGATCTGGAAGGCTCTTCAGTCAGCTCACGAGGGGACAACATAG